The Armatimonadota bacterium genome includes a region encoding these proteins:
- a CDS encoding heavy metal translocating P-type ATPase: MSTTHYSVLAAGIALIIFVLWFFFGGKKESIQTKEEMPESVESDFAITGIHCPSCMLSIQKVLSRTEGVSDVSTNFESARATVTYDPHALTVKDISSKVDKLGYTATPITEEREMTEESAPDMETEVRDVRMRLIVSVSLTLPVLIISMVLPVFFGMKIAMPPSPLVYVQFVLTSIVLFYAGWRIYKSAIGAITNRASDMNVLIAVGTFAAYIYSAFATIAPGLFLRYGVEPHVYYETVAVIITLILTGKFLEARARSHTSDAIRKLLSLQAKTARVIRDGQEFDIPIEEVSVGEKIIVRPGEKIPVDGVITDGSSAIDESMITGESVPVDKQPGDEVIGATINKTGSFTFEATKIGRDTMLSQIVKMVRQTQATKAPIQKLADMVAGIFVPVVICIAIAAFMVWFIFGPAPSITFALISFVSVLIIACPCALGLATPTAVAVGTGKGAENGILIRSAEALETARKLTAVVLDKTGTITRGEPSLTDVIPITCIDRDQLLTIAASAEKASEHPIAGAIVKGAQSQKLQISSPTRFEAFPGGGIRATVDSKNILIGTSKLMGENNINTSALDESAQELGSHGKTVMYVAVDGECAGLLAVADTVKPESIPAIARLKRLGLKVVMITGDNKQTANAVASEVGVDEVMAEVLPGDKSAAVKEIQRTGGTVAMVGDGINDSPALAQADLGIAIGSGTDIAIESSDITLISGDLNGVATAIELSCATMANIKKNLFFAFIYNTLGIPIAAGALYPALGILLNPMIASVAMAASSLSVVSNALRLRKFVARH; encoded by the coding sequence ATGTCTACAACCCATTATTCAGTTCTTGCCGCTGGAATCGCGCTTATAATATTCGTGCTATGGTTCTTCTTCGGCGGCAAGAAAGAGTCGATACAGACTAAAGAAGAGATGCCGGAGAGTGTCGAATCCGACTTCGCTATTACCGGCATCCACTGCCCGAGCTGCATGCTCTCTATACAGAAAGTGCTCTCACGCACCGAAGGCGTCTCAGATGTAAGCACCAACTTCGAATCGGCGCGGGCGACGGTCACATATGACCCGCATGCGCTCACGGTCAAGGATATCTCATCGAAAGTCGACAAACTCGGGTATACGGCGACACCTATTACCGAAGAGCGGGAGATGACCGAAGAGTCCGCACCGGACATGGAGACCGAGGTCAGGGACGTCCGCATGAGGCTGATCGTCTCGGTGTCGCTTACCCTGCCCGTCCTGATAATATCCATGGTGCTGCCGGTCTTCTTCGGTATGAAGATCGCCATGCCCCCCTCGCCGCTGGTATATGTTCAGTTTGTTCTCACGTCTATTGTGCTCTTTTACGCGGGATGGCGGATATACAAGAGCGCAATCGGAGCCATAACCAACCGCGCGAGCGATATGAACGTGCTGATAGCTGTGGGCACCTTTGCAGCATATATCTACAGCGCATTTGCAACTATTGCGCCTGGGCTGTTCTTAAGATACGGGGTCGAGCCGCATGTGTATTACGAGACTGTGGCGGTGATTATAACCCTGATCCTCACAGGTAAATTCCTGGAAGCGCGTGCGCGCAGCCACACATCAGACGCAATCCGCAAGCTCCTGAGTCTGCAGGCAAAGACTGCGCGAGTTATACGTGACGGCCAAGAGTTCGATATACCCATTGAAGAGGTGAGCGTGGGTGAAAAGATTATCGTGCGACCCGGCGAGAAAATACCTGTAGATGGGGTCATAACCGATGGATCGTCAGCAATTGATGAATCGATGATCACAGGTGAGAGCGTGCCTGTCGATAAGCAGCCCGGCGATGAAGTGATCGGCGCGACAATCAACAAGACGGGCAGCTTCACGTTCGAGGCGACAAAGATCGGCAGGGACACGATGCTCTCGCAGATAGTCAAAATGGTGAGGCAGACTCAAGCGACAAAAGCTCCCATACAAAAACTCGCGGATATGGTGGCGGGGATATTCGTGCCGGTGGTTATCTGCATTGCAATTGCGGCGTTTATGGTCTGGTTTATATTCGGACCCGCGCCGTCGATCACATTTGCGCTGATATCGTTTGTATCTGTGCTGATTATCGCCTGCCCATGCGCTCTAGGGCTTGCAACGCCTACCGCTGTAGCTGTCGGAACGGGCAAAGGAGCGGAAAACGGAATATTGATCCGAAGCGCCGAGGCTCTTGAGACGGCAAGAAAGCTCACCGCTGTCGTTCTGGACAAAACAGGCACGATCACACGCGGGGAGCCGTCGCTGACTGACGTAATTCCAATCACATGCATTGACAGGGATCAGCTACTGACGATAGCTGCTTCAGCCGAGAAGGCAAGTGAGCACCCTATAGCCGGAGCAATTGTGAAGGGCGCACAATCACAGAAATTGCAGATATCCTCACCCACCCGATTCGAAGCATTTCCAGGTGGAGGAATCAGGGCGACAGTCGACTCAAAGAATATCCTGATCGGCACGAGTAAGCTGATGGGTGAGAACAACATCAATACCTCGGCGCTGGATGAGTCCGCCCAGGAGCTTGGTTCACACGGCAAAACGGTTATGTATGTGGCAGTGGACGGCGAATGCGCAGGGCTGCTTGCTGTGGCAGATACCGTTAAGCCCGAATCTATACCGGCTATCGCACGATTGAAGCGGCTGGGGCTTAAGGTCGTGATGATTACCGGAGACAACAAGCAGACAGCAAATGCTGTCGCGTCGGAAGTCGGGGTTGATGAAGTTATGGCAGAGGTTTTGCCGGGTGACAAGTCTGCTGCAGTTAAAGAAATTCAGCGTACTGGTGGGACTGTCGCGATGGTGGGGGATGGAATAAACGACTCACCCGCCCTTGCTCAGGCTGATCTTGGAATAGCAATAGGCAGCGGGACAGACATCGCTATCGAATCATCTGACATCACCCTGATCAGCGGAGACCTGAACGGTGTCGCTACAGCAATCGAACTCTCTTGCGCTACCATGGCCAATATCAAGAAAAATCTCTTCTTCGCATTTATCTACAACACTCTCGGAATACCGATTGCAGCGGGCGCACTCTACCCCGCGCTCGGCATTCTGCTAAACCCTATGATAGCCTCTGTTGCTATGGCTGCGAGTTCGCTGTCGGTGGTCAGTAATGCTCTGAGATTGAGAAAGTTTGTGGCAAGGCACTGA
- a CDS encoding glycoside hydrolase: MNSLDKLIQPGALMRPAPFWSWNDKLDEQELRRQIREMAQKGWGSFFMHSRVGLVTGYLSDEWFELINACADEAEKTGTYAWLYDEDKWPSGFAGGEVPEKDAAYRSRALVFVKKGGATENDELLCSVTYKGAEYDICKRVQPLGDLWFNGASYVDLMSPDAVREFINCTHERYKQHCSRHFGKTIPGIFTDEPCYLAQHRYDVPVVPWSDFLPDFFKQLKGYDLTDKLPQLFVDIEDYRKVRFDFYDAATELFKRSFTKQYYDWCSENNMIMTGHFMAEDGLVYQTQWSGDVMTHYEFMHWPGIDKLSRVTWPSQLLTVKQVTSAADQLGKERSFCEVFGCVGGQVSFFHRKWIGDWQAALGISFVNHHLSLYSMRGERKRDFPANLYYQQPWWNDEKEFADYEARVCAAVSEGERMVDVLLIQPLASVWSEYSPLHKSASEAPERLYDEAFTDISSKLMAEKLDFHFGNENLMAKYASVEGKTFKIGKHSYSCVVVPPACNIKSHTFDLLKQYAANGGKLIFTGSLPTMIDGIGTAVDIADCTVAFDVDEAVKEVSKAFPDRIKVTDKYTGENAGAVFIHSRKVGGSTRHLIVNTDEQRPIRSTINMPGNQPTAIFDLYDGSFYKLEAKDGVIDVNFAPAGSILIICGEEAKEATKSAPAVLGSGVCLTDFTQSMPEAVISKFDCRVLEDNVLLLNDLTLELDGKVAYEGPVCGSWHDYYYKADNGTAFKATYKFISECEVENAVAAIEVAENLDSITFNGLPVKALKERGELGAFDPAKSWKDINFTKVPLPVIKKGTNTLVIEGIKINNITGIGFHERVPNWQEHQPTEAEEVYLTGKFSLSPISDGQYVITEFKQPAGKNLTDEGFPFYCGRALLSSEFELSEKPAGRLYLKLNRANLASAVVKVNGKECGTLRWKPFALDITDTVKSGKNTLELDIATTLVNCFGPNRRTGIKEDTGIGPGSFIEMSKFKRGYELFEFGLESVSIFKNR; this comes from the coding sequence ATGAACTCACTGGATAAACTGATACAACCGGGCGCTCTTATGCGCCCTGCGCCGTTTTGGAGCTGGAACGATAAGCTTGATGAGCAGGAACTCAGGCGGCAGATTCGCGAAATGGCTCAAAAAGGCTGGGGAAGCTTTTTTATGCACTCTCGGGTCGGGCTTGTGACCGGATATCTGTCGGACGAATGGTTTGAACTGATAAACGCCTGCGCTGACGAAGCCGAAAAGACCGGCACATACGCATGGCTCTATGATGAAGACAAGTGGCCGTCGGGATTTGCAGGCGGAGAAGTGCCCGAAAAGGATGCAGCGTATCGATCACGCGCCCTTGTGTTCGTCAAAAAGGGCGGCGCCACAGAAAATGATGAGCTTCTCTGCTCCGTGACATACAAAGGTGCAGAGTATGATATATGCAAGCGCGTGCAGCCTCTTGGTGACTTGTGGTTCAACGGGGCAAGCTATGTGGATTTGATGAGCCCGGACGCCGTCAGAGAGTTCATCAACTGCACGCACGAAAGATATAAACAGCACTGCAGCAGGCACTTCGGCAAGACAATACCGGGCATCTTCACGGACGAACCATGCTATCTGGCTCAGCACAGGTATGACGTGCCTGTGGTGCCGTGGTCCGATTTTCTGCCGGATTTCTTTAAGCAGCTCAAAGGGTATGACCTGACAGACAAGCTGCCGCAGCTCTTTGTCGACATTGAAGACTACCGCAAGGTGCGCTTCGACTTCTACGATGCGGCAACAGAACTCTTCAAGCGATCTTTTACAAAGCAGTACTATGACTGGTGCAGTGAAAACAACATGATTATGACCGGCCACTTCATGGCGGAAGACGGGTTGGTATACCAGACACAGTGGTCGGGCGATGTGATGACTCATTATGAGTTTATGCATTGGCCGGGGATAGACAAACTCTCGCGCGTAACATGGCCGAGCCAACTGCTGACGGTCAAGCAGGTCACATCAGCCGCCGATCAACTCGGTAAAGAACGCTCCTTCTGTGAAGTGTTCGGATGCGTAGGCGGGCAGGTCAGTTTCTTCCACCGCAAGTGGATCGGTGACTGGCAGGCGGCACTGGGAATAAGTTTCGTCAATCATCATCTATCGCTCTACTCGATGCGCGGCGAGCGAAAGCGCGACTTCCCGGCTAACCTCTATTACCAGCAGCCGTGGTGGAACGATGAGAAGGAGTTCGCAGATTATGAAGCCCGGGTATGCGCGGCGGTCTCTGAAGGCGAGCGAATGGTGGACGTGCTGTTGATCCAGCCTCTGGCTAGTGTGTGGAGCGAATATTCACCGCTGCATAAATCGGCATCCGAAGCGCCGGAGCGGTTATATGATGAAGCATTCACCGATATATCCTCCAAGCTTATGGCCGAAAAGCTCGACTTCCACTTTGGGAATGAAAACCTGATGGCTAAATATGCATCTGTAGAAGGCAAGACCTTTAAGATAGGTAAGCATTCGTATAGCTGCGTGGTTGTTCCACCTGCATGCAACATCAAATCGCATACGTTTGATCTGCTCAAGCAATACGCGGCAAACGGCGGCAAACTCATATTCACCGGCTCGCTGCCGACTATGATCGACGGAATTGGAACGGCTGTGGATATTGCCGATTGCACGGTTGCATTTGATGTGGATGAGGCTGTAAAAGAAGTATCCAAGGCATTCCCGGACAGGATAAAGGTCACGGACAAATACACCGGAGAGAACGCCGGAGCAGTATTTATCCACTCTCGGAAGGTCGGCGGATCGACTCGTCACCTTATCGTGAACACTGACGAGCAGCGGCCTATACGCTCGACAATCAACATGCCCGGCAATCAGCCAACGGCAATTTTCGACCTGTACGATGGATCGTTTTACAAGCTGGAAGCAAAAGACGGCGTGATAGACGTCAACTTCGCTCCCGCTGGAAGCATATTGATAATCTGTGGCGAAGAGGCTAAAGAGGCGACCAAGAGCGCTCCCGCAGTGCTGGGATCGGGTGTATGCCTTACCGACTTCACACAGAGCATGCCGGAGGCAGTGATCAGCAAGTTTGACTGTCGGGTTCTGGAGGATAATGTGCTGCTGCTCAATGACTTAACTCTCGAACTGGACGGGAAAGTGGCATACGAAGGCCCTGTGTGCGGCTCATGGCATGACTATTATTACAAAGCCGACAACGGCACTGCGTTTAAGGCCACATACAAGTTCATCTCGGAGTGTGAAGTCGAAAACGCAGTTGCGGCAATAGAAGTCGCTGAAAACCTCGACTCGATCACATTCAACGGCCTGCCGGTAAAGGCTCTCAAAGAGCGCGGCGAGCTGGGAGCATTCGACCCCGCAAAGAGCTGGAAAGACATCAACTTCACAAAAGTGCCTCTGCCCGTCATTAAGAAGGGAACAAACACGCTCGTCATTGAAGGGATAAAGATCAACAACATCACAGGGATAGGTTTCCACGAAAGGGTGCCGAACTGGCAGGAACATCAGCCGACTGAAGCGGAAGAAGTCTATCTGACAGGTAAATTCTCTCTTTCGCCGATATCTGACGGTCAATATGTGATCACAGAGTTCAAACAGCCCGCCGGCAAGAACCTGACAGATGAAGGCTTCCCGTTCTATTGCGGACGCGCATTGCTCTCATCCGAGTTTGAGCTCTCTGAAAAACCCGCAGGAAGGCTTTATCTGAAGCTCAACCGGGCTAATCTGGCGTCGGCTGTGGTCAAAGTCAACGGCAAAGAGTGCGGAACCTTGAGATGGAAGCCGTTTGCACTGGATATCACAGACACTGTGAAATCCGGCAAAAACACATTGGAACTGGATATTGCGACGACTCTGGTCAACTGCTTCGGCCCGAACCGCAGGACCGGCATCAAAGAGGATACCGGGATCGGCCCCGGCAGCTTTATTGAGATGTCCAAGTTCAAGCGCGGCTACGAACTCTTCGAGTTTGGTCTGGAGAGTGTGTCAATATTCAAAAACAGGTAA
- a CDS encoding Gfo/Idh/MocA family oxidoreductase has translation MRKVSFIVVGAGSRGNAYAKYVKAFPDEGEIIAVCEPRDDVRNDYADTYNIPENMRFRDWRDILDKPKLAEAAIICTQDADHRDPAVALAGMGYHLMLEKPMAPTPEDCKIIYDAVIKSGVMLAVCHVLRYTPFNRKLKEMIDSGIIGKVHNIQLLEPVGYWHQAHSYVRGNWRNEKMSSFMLLAKSCHDIDLLNYFIPSKCTAVSSFGSLSYFTRANQPQGASDRCAECSIEPKCPYSAFKIYIRDITHFDRWPVNVVTRGGTPEAVKLALKDGPYGRCVFACDNDVVDHQVVNMEFGGGETAGFTMTAFNLSGGRETYVMGDQGTLRCIDQGIEHADFLTEKKTMVELDMGDGQITTGHGGGDFGLMKSFLSAVREDDPSRITSGPDISLESHLIVFAAERARRSKTVETL, from the coding sequence ATGAGAAAGGTATCATTTATAGTCGTAGGCGCCGGCAGTCGCGGCAATGCCTACGCAAAGTATGTAAAGGCATTCCCTGATGAGGGGGAGATTATTGCGGTATGCGAGCCGAGGGATGATGTCCGCAACGACTATGCCGATACCTATAACATTCCCGAGAACATGCGCTTTAGAGACTGGCGGGATATTTTGGACAAACCGAAACTCGCCGAGGCCGCCATTATCTGCACGCAGGACGCCGACCATCGTGACCCGGCTGTGGCTCTGGCTGGCATGGGCTATCATTTAATGCTCGAAAAGCCCATGGCTCCAACTCCCGAGGACTGCAAGATTATCTATGATGCCGTAATAAAGAGCGGTGTTATGCTGGCGGTCTGCCATGTCTTGAGATACACTCCGTTCAATCGCAAACTTAAAGAGATGATCGACAGCGGCATCATTGGCAAGGTGCATAATATCCAACTGCTCGAACCGGTCGGCTATTGGCATCAGGCTCACTCCTATGTCCGAGGCAACTGGCGCAATGAGAAGATGTCATCGTTCATGCTTCTTGCCAAGTCCTGCCATGATATCGATCTGCTCAATTACTTCATACCCAGTAAATGCACCGCAGTGTCGTCATTCGGCAGCCTTTCGTATTTCACGCGCGCCAATCAGCCGCAGGGCGCATCGGACCGCTGCGCCGAATGCAGCATCGAGCCAAAGTGTCCCTATTCGGCATTTAAGATTTATATAAGAGATATCACCCATTTCGACAGGTGGCCGGTGAACGTTGTGACTCGCGGCGGCACGCCCGAGGCCGTAAAGCTTGCTCTCAAGGACGGTCCTTACGGACGATGCGTCTTTGCATGCGATAATGATGTTGTCGATCACCAGGTGGTCAACATGGAGTTCGGCGGCGGCGAGACAGCGGGCTTTACTATGACTGCTTTTAATTTGTCAGGCGGCCGGGAGACGTACGTTATGGGCGATCAGGGCACTCTTCGGTGCATCGATCAGGGTATCGAGCACGCCGATTTTTTGACCGAGAAGAAGACCATGGTCGAGCTGGATATGGGCGACGGTCAGATCACTACGGGCCATGGCGGCGGCGATTTCGGTCTGATGAAGAGCTTTTTGTCAGCCGTACGCGAGGATGACCCGTCGCGGATCACATCCGGGCCCGACATCTCGCTTGAGAGCCACTTAATCGTCTTCGCGGCTGAGCGCGCGCGGAGAAGCAAGACAGTAGAGACCTTATAG